The following are encoded in a window of Streptomyces sp. Go-475 genomic DNA:
- a CDS encoding MarR family transcriptional regulator codes for MKTTNRDDDEAARAAGSPLVHDFGLLIKAATRLEQRIDTALRRECEISHTMFEVLIRLCRDPGEEVSQRRLADDLTLTSSGITRLIDRMEGVGLVRRVPAPEDRRSVLVEASDRGRTVFLRAAAVHAEVIEKYFVAPVAPGDYRRMTGALGEIHKALSDT; via the coding sequence GTGAAGACGACGAACCGAGACGACGACGAAGCCGCCCGCGCCGCCGGCAGCCCGCTCGTGCACGACTTCGGGCTGCTGATCAAGGCCGCCACCCGCCTGGAACAGCGCATCGACACGGCCCTGCGGCGCGAGTGCGAGATCAGCCACACGATGTTCGAGGTCCTCATCAGGCTCTGCCGGGACCCGGGCGAAGAGGTCTCGCAGCGCCGGCTCGCCGACGACCTCACCCTCACCAGCAGCGGCATCACCCGCCTGATCGACCGCATGGAGGGGGTCGGGCTGGTGCGCCGCGTGCCCGCGCCCGAGGACCGCAGAAGCGTCCTGGTGGAGGCGTCCGACCGGGGCCGCACGGTGTTCCTGCGGGCTGCCGCCGTCCACGCGGAGGTCATCGAGAAGTACTTCGTCGCGCCGGTGGCCCCCGGCGACTACCGGCGGATGACCGGCGCGCTGGGCGAGATCCACAAGGCGCTGAGCGACACCTGA
- a CDS encoding ABC transporter ATP-binding protein, whose translation MPEQTALLASALAPGSSLTGKSLSVKGLRKSYSGTTVVDGVDMEIAAGEFVTFLGSSGSGKTTTLMMLAGFTEPDSGTIAVDGRDITRLNPGKRDFGFVFQQYLLFPHMTVSENVAFPLQLRGVSKTEIRRRVGETLEAAGLSKFAGRKPRELSGGQQQRVALCRVLVYRPPIVLMDEPLGALDKKLRDQMQTEIKSIQRELGLTVVYVTHDQEEALVMSDRIAIMKDGRIEQFDTPRGLFERPSSPFVADFLGAANFLTGKVEESTEDGCTPVRLDTGGVLKARAHRYAPGQRVRAAVRPGKLRLTSAEGSCCTGTVETAVYVGSLTRITVRLDGAAPGTPPLRIETAATPPRPGERVCVTADREDVSVFDETDGG comes from the coding sequence ATGCCTGAGCAGACCGCACTTCTCGCCTCTGCGCTGGCCCCGGGCTCTTCGCTGACCGGTAAGTCGCTGTCGGTGAAGGGGCTGCGCAAGTCCTACAGCGGGACGACGGTGGTCGACGGTGTGGACATGGAGATCGCGGCGGGTGAGTTCGTCACCTTCCTCGGCTCCTCCGGCTCGGGCAAGACCACGACGTTGATGATGCTGGCCGGGTTCACCGAGCCCGACTCCGGCACCATCGCCGTCGACGGCCGGGACATCACCCGCCTCAACCCCGGCAAGCGCGACTTCGGCTTCGTCTTCCAGCAGTACCTGCTCTTCCCCCACATGACCGTCAGCGAGAACGTCGCCTTCCCCCTGCAACTGCGCGGCGTGTCGAAGACGGAGATCCGCCGGCGGGTCGGGGAGACACTGGAGGCGGCCGGGCTGTCGAAGTTCGCCGGCCGCAAGCCCCGCGAACTCTCCGGCGGCCAGCAGCAGCGCGTCGCGCTGTGCCGGGTCCTGGTCTACCGCCCGCCGATCGTGCTGATGGACGAACCGCTGGGCGCGCTGGACAAGAAGCTGCGCGACCAGATGCAGACCGAGATCAAGTCCATCCAGCGCGAACTCGGCCTGACCGTCGTGTACGTGACACATGACCAGGAGGAAGCCCTGGTCATGTCGGACCGGATCGCCATCATGAAGGACGGCCGCATCGAGCAGTTCGACACCCCTCGCGGCCTCTTCGAACGACCCTCCTCTCCCTTCGTCGCCGACTTCCTGGGCGCCGCCAACTTCCTCACCGGCAAGGTCGAGGAATCGACCGAGGACGGGTGCACCCCGGTGCGTCTGGACACCGGCGGTGTCCTCAAGGCCCGCGCGCACCGGTACGCGCCGGGGCAGCGGGTGCGGGCCGCGGTCCGCCCGGGCAAGCTGCGGCTCACCAGTGCCGAGGGAAGCTGTTGTACCGGCACGGTCGAAACGGCCGTCTATGTGGGTTCGCTGACCCGGATCACCGTGCGCCTGGACGGGGCCGCCCCCGGCACACCCCCACTGCGCATCGAAACCGCCGCCACCCCGCCGCGCCCGGGCGAGCGGGTGTGTGTCACCGCCGACCGTGAGGACGTCAGTGTCTTCGACGAGACGGACGGGGGGTGA
- the solA gene encoding N-methyl-L-tryptophan oxidase, producing MRTPKRVAVIGAGSMGSQAMWRLAARGAEVIGYDRYAPGHDRGAAGGETRIFRAVHLGDPGYIPLLRLADRMWDRLQRETGLPLRRRSGCLVMGESAAPSMRLLVASSTTHRLDHEVLDREELARRYPQHRLPDGHIAVLDRLGAVIRPEASIQAAAARAEQLGARLHRYTPVREIAPAPGGGVRVVTDQGTDHVDAAVVTAGPWINTLLPDLPRTVDIRRLISSWHIPTRHDWFAGGAPAFVRSTPHDCYGLPSPDGISVKLGLSLARYLPVPDPERLDRTVRPEELATFRELIGELMPDLNPDPIRLSVYMEGYTDSGNPLVGHLPGEDDIVVLAGFSGSGFKLSPAMGEIAADLALDGTTDHPIGFLSPAGTSAV from the coding sequence ATGCGGACCCCTAAGCGCGTCGCCGTGATCGGTGCCGGCAGCATGGGCAGCCAGGCCATGTGGCGACTGGCCGCCCGGGGAGCCGAGGTCATCGGCTACGACCGCTACGCGCCGGGCCACGACCGCGGCGCCGCCGGGGGCGAGACCCGCATCTTCCGCGCCGTGCACCTCGGCGACCCCGGGTACATTCCGCTGCTGCGGCTCGCGGACCGGATGTGGGACCGGCTCCAGCGCGAAACGGGCCTCCCGCTCCGGCGCCGCAGCGGCTGCCTGGTGATGGGGGAGTCCGCTGCGCCGTCCATGCGCCTCCTCGTGGCCTCCAGCACCACCCACCGGCTGGACCACGAGGTACTGGACCGGGAGGAACTCGCCCGCCGCTACCCGCAGCACCGCCTCCCGGACGGGCACATCGCCGTCCTCGACCGGTTGGGCGCCGTCATCAGGCCGGAGGCGTCGATCCAGGCCGCGGCCGCACGCGCCGAGCAGCTGGGTGCCCGGCTGCACCGCTACACCCCGGTGCGGGAGATCGCGCCCGCGCCGGGCGGCGGGGTGCGCGTCGTCACGGACCAGGGCACCGACCACGTCGACGCGGCCGTGGTGACCGCGGGCCCGTGGATCAACACGCTGCTCCCGGACCTCCCGCGGACCGTCGACATCCGCCGGCTGATCAGCTCCTGGCACATCCCCACCCGCCACGACTGGTTCGCGGGCGGCGCCCCCGCCTTCGTCCGCAGCACACCCCATGACTGCTACGGGCTCCCGTCGCCCGACGGCATCTCCGTCAAGCTGGGCCTGTCCCTCGCCCGCTATCTACCGGTCCCCGACCCCGAACGGCTCGACCGCACCGTCCGCCCGGAGGAACTCGCCACCTTCCGCGAGCTCATCGGCGAGCTGATGCCCGACCTGAACCCCGACCCCATCAGGCTGTCGGTCTACATGGAGGGCTACACCGACTCCGGAAACCCGCTCGTCGGTCACCTCCCCGGCGAGGACGACATCGTCGTCCTGGCCGGATTCTCCGGCAGCGGCTTCAAGCTCTCGCCCGCGATGGGTGAGATCGCCGCCGACCTGGCGCTCGACGGCACCACGGACCACCCCATCGGCTTCCTCTCCCCGGCCGGCACCAGCGCCGTCTGA
- a CDS encoding aminotransferase class V-fold PLP-dependent enzyme, with amino-acid sequence MDLQHWLGRANDAIQEWSDTFGPYERHPSLLVTDDRFAAAFEEFTGRLKDNYPFFHPHYAGQMLKPPHPAAVVGYLTTMLINPNNHALDGGPATARMEREAVAQLAAMFGYDTHLGHLTTSGTIANLEALFVARELHPGRGVAYSADAHYTHGRMCHVLGMKGRPIPTDDRGRMSLDALEDVLRTGEVGTVVLTAGTTGLGAIDPIHSALALRDRYGVRLHVDAAYGGFFTLLAGADGPEGLPPEPWRAIARCDSIVVDPHKHGLQPYGCGAVLFRDPEVGRFYLHDSPYTYFTSSELHLGEISLECSRAGAAAAALWLTFQLLPPTPDGLGRALGAGRRAALRWSELISASDALELYQPPELDIVSYFPVVEPATLSAVDAASARVLADGMADPDPVFLSTLRADRDTFTARHPKVDADADGARILRSVLMKPESERHVEHLHDRVERLTRSH; translated from the coding sequence GTGGACCTCCAGCACTGGCTCGGCCGGGCCAACGACGCGATACAGGAGTGGTCCGACACCTTCGGTCCCTACGAGCGGCACCCGTCCCTCCTCGTGACGGACGACCGCTTCGCCGCCGCCTTCGAGGAGTTCACCGGGCGACTGAAGGACAACTACCCGTTCTTCCACCCGCACTACGCGGGCCAGATGCTCAAGCCCCCGCACCCGGCGGCCGTGGTCGGCTACCTCACCACGATGCTGATCAACCCCAACAACCACGCCCTGGACGGCGGACCGGCCACCGCCCGCATGGAACGCGAGGCCGTCGCACAGCTGGCCGCGATGTTCGGCTACGACACCCACCTCGGCCACCTCACCACCAGCGGCACGATCGCCAACCTCGAAGCCCTCTTCGTCGCCCGGGAACTCCACCCCGGCCGGGGCGTCGCCTACAGCGCCGACGCGCACTACACGCACGGCCGCATGTGCCACGTCCTGGGCATGAAGGGCCGGCCGATCCCCACCGACGACCGCGGCCGCATGAGCCTCGACGCGCTGGAGGACGTCCTGCGGACGGGCGAGGTGGGCACGGTCGTCCTCACCGCAGGCACCACCGGCCTCGGGGCCATCGACCCGATCCACAGCGCCCTGGCCCTCAGGGACCGCTACGGCGTCCGGCTCCACGTCGACGCCGCCTACGGCGGTTTCTTCACGCTGCTGGCGGGCGCCGACGGGCCCGAAGGTCTCCCCCCGGAGCCCTGGCGGGCGATCGCCCGCTGCGACTCGATCGTCGTCGACCCGCACAAGCACGGGCTCCAGCCCTACGGCTGCGGCGCCGTCCTCTTCCGCGACCCCGAGGTGGGCCGCTTCTACCTGCACGACTCGCCGTACACCTACTTCACCTCCAGCGAGCTCCACCTCGGTGAGATCAGCCTGGAGTGCTCACGCGCCGGGGCCGCGGCCGCCGCCCTGTGGCTCACCTTCCAGCTCCTCCCGCCCACGCCCGACGGCCTCGGCCGCGCCCTCGGGGCCGGCCGCCGGGCCGCCCTGCGGTGGTCCGAGCTGATCAGCGCGTCGGACGCACTCGAGCTGTACCAGCCCCCCGAGTTGGACATCGTCAGCTACTTCCCGGTGGTGGAGCCCGCCACCCTCAGCGCCGTCGACGCGGCGTCGGCACGGGTCCTGGCGGACGGCATGGCCGACCCGGATCCGGTGTTCCTCAGCACCCTCAGGGCCGACCGCGATACCTTCACCGCACGCCATCCGAAGGTCGACGCGGACGCCGACGGCGCGCGTATCCTGCGCAGCGTCCTGATGAAGCCGGAGTCCGAGCGCCATGTGGAGCACCTCCACGACCGGGTGGAACGCCTCACGCGGTCACACTGA
- a CDS encoding ABC transporter permease codes for MAGTALAPAKVPVRKTSAKRGHRSRIALVNAVPVTVFLLVLFVYPIVGVLSLSLKGDSGGFTLHWYTDALSGANLSVLMSTLRISAETAVLSLLVGFVLAHAIARMRPVFAALAMLIVVVPHFISALVRTYGWIIMLGEHGLINTLLTSMDMPGAPYSLLYNEVGVVIGTTSVMLPYTVLVLQGVMRGVDRRLLAAAAGFGASRWTIFVRVYLPLVAPGIGTAGLLSFILCLGYYITPALMGGDKQTVVAALIDQQVMKQDQWNSAAAFGVILLLLTFAGLGILGLAKLRRKKTAARGGSS; via the coding sequence ATGGCCGGCACCGCTCTCGCACCCGCCAAGGTGCCCGTGAGGAAAACGTCCGCCAAGCGCGGACACCGCTCCCGCATCGCCCTGGTCAACGCCGTCCCCGTCACGGTCTTCCTCCTCGTGCTGTTCGTCTACCCGATCGTCGGCGTGCTCTCGCTGAGCCTGAAGGGCGACAGCGGCGGGTTCACCCTGCACTGGTACACCGACGCCCTCAGCGGCGCGAACCTGTCCGTGCTGATGTCCACCCTGCGCATCTCGGCGGAGACCGCGGTACTCAGCCTGCTGGTGGGCTTCGTCCTGGCCCACGCCATCGCCCGCATGCGGCCCGTCTTCGCCGCGCTGGCCATGCTGATCGTGGTCGTGCCGCACTTCATCAGCGCCCTGGTGCGCACCTACGGCTGGATCATCATGCTCGGTGAACACGGCCTGATCAACACACTGCTGACCTCCATGGACATGCCCGGCGCGCCGTACTCGCTGCTCTACAACGAAGTCGGTGTCGTCATCGGTACCACCTCGGTGATGCTCCCCTACACCGTCCTCGTCCTCCAGGGCGTGATGCGCGGGGTCGACCGACGGCTGCTCGCCGCGGCCGCCGGGTTCGGTGCCTCCCGTTGGACGATCTTCGTCAGGGTGTATCTGCCGCTGGTCGCGCCGGGTATCGGCACGGCGGGGCTGCTGAGCTTCATCCTCTGCCTGGGCTACTACATCACTCCCGCCCTGATGGGCGGCGACAAACAAACCGTCGTCGCCGCACTCATCGACCAGCAGGTCATGAAGCAGGACCAGTGGAACTCGGCCGCCGCCTTCGGCGTCATCCTGCTCCTGCTCACCTTCGCCGGCCTGGGCATCCTGGGCCTGGCCAAGCTCCGCCGGAAGAAGACGGCAGCACGAGGAGGCAGCTCATGA
- a CDS encoding ABC transporter substrate-binding protein: MAAASALTGCGTLMGNGESRTSSGGGGKKRLVVSNSGGAYNDALTKAIYEPFAKETGITVTTVNYQSAQVIAQVKQGRPQVDLMDNSLLIFQKMARLECLEPIDHDRLKNVKGAGIAEHNLPEHAVGKNVWASLMAYRTDSLKRTPKNWADFWNTHSFAGPRSLQSAEADYPELEFALLADGVPLDKLYPLDVDRAFASMSRIRGDVKKFWNTGALPAVLLGRKEVVMTSLWSGRADQLIKQGQPVAYQWNGARRLTNGWGIPKGADNTDAAYKLIDFSLRPEVQAAFAKLYPQGPVVPAATKLLSDDVLATLPTSPENLKTGFDTDVAWWDKNLEAVTKRWQEWADA; this comes from the coding sequence GTGGCCGCTGCCTCGGCACTGACCGGCTGCGGCACTCTCATGGGCAACGGCGAGAGCCGTACCTCGTCGGGCGGTGGCGGCAAGAAGCGGCTCGTCGTCAGCAACAGCGGCGGCGCCTACAACGACGCGCTGACGAAGGCGATCTACGAGCCGTTCGCCAAGGAGACCGGCATCACGGTCACCACGGTCAACTACCAGTCGGCGCAGGTCATCGCCCAGGTCAAGCAGGGCCGCCCGCAGGTCGACCTGATGGACAACTCCCTGCTGATCTTCCAGAAGATGGCGCGCCTGGAATGTCTGGAGCCCATCGATCACGACCGGCTGAAGAACGTCAAGGGCGCCGGGATCGCGGAACACAACCTGCCCGAGCACGCGGTCGGCAAGAACGTGTGGGCCAGCCTCATGGCCTACCGCACGGACAGCCTCAAGCGGACGCCCAAGAACTGGGCCGACTTCTGGAACACGCATTCCTTCGCCGGTCCGCGCTCACTGCAGAGTGCCGAAGCGGACTACCCGGAGCTGGAGTTCGCACTCCTCGCTGACGGTGTACCGCTGGACAAGCTCTACCCCCTGGACGTCGACCGGGCGTTCGCGTCCATGTCCCGGATCCGCGGCGACGTGAAGAAGTTCTGGAACACCGGCGCCCTGCCGGCGGTCCTGCTCGGCCGCAAGGAGGTCGTCATGACCAGCCTCTGGAGCGGCCGGGCCGACCAACTCATCAAACAGGGGCAGCCCGTCGCCTACCAGTGGAACGGGGCGCGACGGCTCACCAACGGCTGGGGCATTCCGAAGGGCGCGGACAACACGGACGCGGCCTACAAGCTGATCGACTTCTCCCTGCGCCCCGAGGTCCAGGCGGCATTCGCCAAGCTCTACCCCCAGGGGCCGGTCGTCCCCGCGGCCACCAAGCTGCTCTCCGACGACGTCCTGGCCACGCTCCCCACCTCCCCCGAGAACCTCAAGACCGGGTTCGACACCGATGTCGCCTGGTGGGACAAGAACCTCGAGGCGGTTACCAAGCGCTGGCAGGAGTGGGCCGATGCCTGA
- a CDS encoding PucR family transcriptional regulator → MPPKRPSTGHFLTIAEVLRLPVLVEGLPRVLAGESRLDRAVRWVHVTELLNPADFLEGGELVLTTGMPYPEDASRLRGYVDQLADVGAAGLIVELGHRYRKVPDELVAACRAREVPLIELARGVRFIDVTQTVHALILDAQGALLRRGRDIQDIFTALTLRGATPEELVHTTAELTGAPVVLEDLNHRVLMCELLGRPYEPVVSAWSRRSRAAPTLEKVAPSGPEGWLIATVQDHHGPWGRLVLLDSRLNAEPDPENVLVLERAAVALTMARLAGPAWWERRAHRSVLRDLCEQRFRSPADARARAEALGLPAFGHRLFAVVIRHTETGTEGEHLDERIAKALTQTGVRALVGETAPGRIGVLLALAQASAWQPVAERIGRLSREELGPDAVVAVGPGVTDLSGIARSWQEAEQTADTITPASPERWFYVPADVELPELLGVLRQDTRLQRFAERQLTRLVDHDDRNGGDLLPALRAYLTAAGNKSVAAKRAGMSRQAFYQRLHTIERLLGCDLESGLQRTSLHVAVLVLDAGGAKVPGT, encoded by the coding sequence ATGCCGCCGAAACGTCCTTCAACCGGGCACTTCCTTACGATTGCGGAGGTTCTTCGCCTCCCTGTGCTCGTCGAAGGGCTGCCGCGCGTCCTGGCCGGGGAGTCGCGGCTGGACCGCGCGGTGCGCTGGGTACATGTCACCGAGCTGCTCAATCCCGCCGACTTCCTCGAGGGCGGCGAGCTGGTGCTGACGACCGGCATGCCGTATCCCGAGGACGCCTCCAGGCTGCGCGGCTACGTCGACCAGCTCGCCGACGTCGGCGCGGCCGGGCTGATCGTGGAGCTGGGGCACCGGTACCGGAAGGTGCCCGACGAACTGGTCGCGGCCTGCCGCGCGCGCGAGGTGCCACTGATCGAGCTGGCCCGTGGCGTCCGGTTCATCGACGTCACCCAGACGGTGCACGCCCTCATCCTCGACGCGCAGGGCGCGCTGCTGCGCCGCGGCAGGGACATCCAGGACATCTTCACCGCCCTCACGCTGCGGGGCGCGACTCCCGAGGAACTGGTGCACACCACCGCGGAGCTCACCGGGGCTCCCGTGGTGCTGGAGGACCTCAACCATCGTGTCCTGATGTGCGAACTGCTCGGCCGGCCGTACGAGCCGGTGGTGTCGGCCTGGTCCCGGCGGTCCCGGGCGGCGCCGACCCTGGAGAAGGTCGCGCCGAGCGGTCCGGAGGGGTGGCTGATCGCGACGGTGCAGGACCATCACGGGCCGTGGGGCCGGCTGGTCCTGCTGGACAGCAGGCTGAACGCGGAGCCTGACCCGGAGAACGTCCTGGTGCTGGAGCGCGCGGCGGTCGCGTTGACCATGGCGCGCCTGGCGGGGCCGGCCTGGTGGGAGCGCCGGGCCCACCGCTCGGTGCTGCGGGATCTGTGCGAGCAGCGTTTCCGCTCCCCCGCGGACGCCCGCGCCCGCGCCGAGGCGCTGGGGTTGCCGGCCTTCGGGCACCGCCTCTTCGCCGTGGTGATCCGCCACACGGAGACCGGTACCGAGGGCGAGCACCTCGACGAGCGGATCGCGAAGGCGCTGACGCAGACCGGTGTACGCGCGCTGGTCGGGGAGACGGCGCCGGGCCGGATCGGCGTGCTCCTGGCGCTGGCGCAGGCGAGCGCGTGGCAGCCGGTCGCCGAGCGCATCGGCCGCCTCTCCCGCGAGGAGCTCGGCCCGGACGCCGTCGTCGCCGTCGGGCCCGGCGTGACCGACCTCTCCGGGATCGCCCGGTCCTGGCAGGAGGCCGAGCAGACGGCCGACACCATCACGCCGGCCTCGCCGGAGCGGTGGTTCTACGTCCCCGCCGACGTCGAACTGCCGGAACTCCTGGGCGTGCTGCGGCAGGACACCCGTCTCCAGCGGTTCGCGGAGCGGCAACTGACGCGGCTCGTCGACCACGACGACCGCAACGGCGGCGACCTGCTCCCCGCGCTGCGGGCCTATCTGACGGCGGCCGGGAACAAGTCGGTCGCGGCGAAACGGGCCGGCATGTCCCGGCAGGCGTTCTACCAGCGCCTGCACACCATCGAACGGCTCCTGGGCTGCGACCTGGAATCGGGTCTGCAGCGCACGTCCCTGCACGTGGCGGTGCTGGTCCTGGACGCGGGCGGGGCGAAGGTTCCGGGTACGTGA
- a CDS encoding FAD-binding oxidoreductase produces MKTIPYWVETAGPFPDRSGKPLSEDVDLVVVGAGLTGLSTALHSARKGARVTLVEKGQIGSGASARNGGMANLGFTIGVQQAIRRYGLERAREIYNSYGEAVDTVERLVNEESIDCQFRRVGRLGVASRPAHFESKKAQQRALAKYFGHETTLIGKAELRSEIGSDAYHGGLLDPFSAGLHVGRFVRGMAEACERTGVEIHERNAAIGVRRTAAGRFEVSTERGVIRAGQVMMATDAYTDKNFPWLRRQQVCVGSFIIVTEPLGEALARDIIPKARLLVDSNKVCHYFRLTPDNRLLFGGRARFAPSDPTSDKKSGAVLFREMCQIFPQLSRTRIEYVWGGSVGFAMDRIVHAGQTDDGVYYSMGYAGHGVQMATHMGHVMAEVMDGHPEVSPVRDIAPPRIPLYNGTAWFLPFAGAYYKTLDRIR; encoded by the coding sequence ATGAAGACGATCCCGTACTGGGTAGAAACCGCCGGGCCGTTCCCCGACCGTTCCGGCAAGCCTCTCTCCGAGGACGTCGACCTGGTGGTGGTCGGCGCCGGTCTCACCGGTCTGTCCACCGCCCTGCATTCCGCCCGCAAGGGCGCCCGTGTCACCCTGGTCGAGAAGGGCCAGATCGGCTCCGGTGCCTCCGCCCGCAACGGCGGCATGGCCAATCTGGGCTTCACCATCGGCGTGCAGCAGGCCATCCGCCGCTACGGACTGGAGCGGGCCCGGGAGATCTACAACTCCTACGGCGAGGCCGTGGACACCGTCGAGCGGCTGGTGAACGAGGAGTCCATCGACTGCCAGTTCCGTCGCGTCGGACGCCTGGGCGTCGCCTCCCGCCCCGCGCACTTCGAGAGCAAGAAGGCCCAACAGCGCGCCCTGGCCAAGTACTTCGGGCACGAGACCACGCTGATCGGCAAGGCCGAGCTGCGGTCGGAGATCGGCTCCGACGCCTACCACGGTGGCCTGCTCGACCCGTTCAGTGCCGGACTGCACGTCGGCCGCTTCGTGCGCGGCATGGCCGAGGCGTGCGAGCGCACCGGTGTCGAGATCCACGAGCGCAACGCGGCCATCGGCGTGCGGCGTACCGCCGCCGGCCGGTTCGAGGTCAGTACCGAGCGCGGTGTCATCCGTGCCGGGCAGGTCATGATGGCCACCGACGCCTACACCGACAAGAACTTCCCCTGGCTGCGCCGCCAGCAGGTGTGCGTGGGCAGTTTCATCATCGTCACCGAGCCGCTCGGCGAGGCACTCGCCAGGGACATCATCCCCAAGGCCCGCCTGCTCGTGGACTCCAACAAGGTCTGCCACTACTTCCGGCTCACCCCGGACAACCGGCTGCTGTTCGGCGGCCGCGCCCGCTTCGCGCCGTCCGACCCCACCTCGGACAAGAAGAGCGGAGCGGTCCTGTTCCGTGAGATGTGCCAGATCTTCCCCCAGCTGTCCCGCACCAGGATCGAGTACGTGTGGGGCGGGTCCGTCGGCTTCGCCATGGACCGCATCGTGCACGCCGGGCAGACCGACGACGGCGTCTACTACTCCATGGGCTACGCCGGCCACGGCGTGCAGATGGCCACGCACATGGGGCACGTCATGGCCGAGGTGATGGACGGCCACCCCGAGGTCAGCCCCGTGCGCGACATCGCCCCGCCCCGCATCCCCCTCTACAACGGCACCGCCTGGTTCCTGCCCTTCGCCGGCGCCTACTACAAGACGCTGGACCGTATCCGCTGA
- a CDS encoding ABC transporter permease: MMQLPPTRAGHISRALSATAILLFLAMPIVIILVTSFGADGIGTFPPKDYSTRWYEQMAAPGGNWATSIALSSLIAALTTVFSLILGVTAATALARGRLPLHAAVYGLVLAPMLIPQVVIALGLFLFFEPAGMLGSPLAIALGHTVLAAPIAVLIMISTLRGIDERLEDAAASMGASRMTIARRITFPLATPGLIAAAVFSFITSFDEFFIAQFLSTPDTRTLPVLVFNALQFDVDPTVTAVSAVLIALAILALALVAAVRKLGGHRNGGTLPVEPLT; encoded by the coding sequence ATGATGCAACTGCCCCCCACCCGGGCCGGACACATCAGCCGCGCCCTGAGCGCCACCGCCATCCTGCTGTTCCTGGCCATGCCCATCGTGATCATCCTGGTCACGTCCTTCGGCGCCGACGGCATCGGCACCTTCCCACCCAAGGACTACAGCACCCGCTGGTACGAGCAGATGGCCGCACCCGGCGGCAACTGGGCCACCTCCATCGCCCTGTCCAGCCTCATCGCCGCCCTCACCACCGTCTTCTCCCTCATCCTTGGCGTGACCGCCGCCACCGCCCTGGCCCGCGGCCGGCTCCCCCTCCACGCGGCCGTCTACGGACTGGTCCTCGCCCCCATGCTCATCCCCCAAGTCGTCATCGCGCTCGGGCTGTTCCTGTTCTTCGAACCCGCCGGGATGCTCGGCAGCCCCCTGGCCATCGCCCTCGGCCACACCGTCCTGGCCGCGCCCATCGCCGTCCTCATCATGATCTCCACCCTGCGCGGCATCGACGAGCGGCTGGAGGACGCCGCCGCCAGCATGGGCGCCAGCCGCATGACCATCGCCCGGCGCATCACCTTCCCCCTGGCCACCCCCGGCCTGATCGCCGCCGCGGTGTTCTCCTTCATCACCAGCTTCGACGAGTTCTTCATCGCCCAGTTCCTGTCCACCCCCGACACCCGCACCCTGCCGGTCCTCGTCTTCAACGCCCTCCAGTTCGACGTCGACCCCACCGTCACCGCCGTCAGCGCCGTCCTGATCGCCCTGGCCATCCTCGCCCTCGCCCTCGTCGCCGCCGTCCGCAAACTCGGCGGCCACCGCAACGGCGGCACCCTCCCCGTCGAACCCCTCACCTGA
- a CDS encoding haloacid dehalogenase type II, translated as MAISSLRFRPKYVSFDCYGTLIEWPMTPITRELVGDQIPAEQWDQFVKEFRGYRYDQVCGDYYPYEQVLQDSFERVCRKWGIKAAPDAGKRLADGVRSWGPHADVPEPLKKMGENYKLVILSNADDSFLAESVPRLGADFHAVFTAEQAGYYKPRYAAFEYMLDQLDASPEDFVHVASHTRYDHMPMHDMGFRNLVLLDRGYDPVTHGYDYVTVKSLDDLNTMLGI; from the coding sequence ATGGCTATTTCCTCGTTGCGGTTCCGTCCGAAGTACGTCTCGTTCGACTGCTACGGCACGCTGATCGAGTGGCCGATGACCCCCATCACGCGTGAGCTGGTCGGCGACCAGATCCCGGCCGAGCAGTGGGACCAGTTCGTCAAGGAGTTCCGCGGCTACCGCTACGACCAGGTCTGCGGCGACTACTACCCCTACGAGCAGGTGCTGCAGGACTCCTTCGAGCGGGTCTGCCGCAAGTGGGGTATCAAGGCCGCTCCCGACGCCGGCAAGCGGCTCGCCGACGGCGTGCGCAGCTGGGGCCCGCACGCCGACGTGCCCGAGCCGCTGAAGAAGATGGGCGAGAACTACAAGCTGGTCATCCTCTCCAACGCCGACGACTCCTTCCTCGCCGAGAGCGTGCCCCGGCTCGGGGCGGACTTCCACGCGGTCTTCACCGCGGAGCAGGCCGGCTACTACAAGCCCCGCTACGCCGCGTTCGAGTACATGCTCGACCAGCTCGACGCGTCCCCCGAGGACTTCGTGCACGTCGCCTCGCACACCCGCTACGACCACATGCCGATGCACGACATGGGCTTCCGCAACCTGGTCCTGCTGGACCGCGGCTACGACCCGGTCACCCACGGCTACGACTACGTCACGGTGAAGTCCCTGGACGACCTCAACACCATGCTCGGCATCTGA